One genomic window of bacterium includes the following:
- the flgK gene encoding flagellar hook-associated protein FlgK, translating into MSGLFGLLETTKLTIFAQEMSLGVINHNIANASTPGYHRQRVALSARGSLVGLGGTFGGGVNIEGIERLGDRFLSSQLGRVSANRAEQSALADSFSVIETIFGEPADDTYGETGLGDAIDAFLNAWQPVVNPEMNAEDADTRGLILEAANTIAHRFRDTASALQSEAASLRERVAVGVREVNALLGEVAELNLALSSGSLNDSARADFEDTREVKLQQLSALIGADWQVDGEGKLRVYSGGRVLVDHVSAHALTTEAIEGEAGVGGLRLLPTGSRDTMTLAGGELKGLLAMLDNELPEVLSRLDALATRLIERVNAIHQAATGDGGGGIDIFSGNSASSIAVNPALLAHPEQISLTGKLPDGQDIAAAIFALHTESIESAGGLTLGGLYSGLIGHLGSRSASSGQLAQAAERLEAGLSQKLESSVGVSIDEEMAQMLVVQTTYQAAAKVITAVEEMLDVLMTAL; encoded by the coding sequence ATGTCCGGGCTCTTCGGCCTCCTCGAGACGACCAAGCTGACGATCTTCGCGCAGGAGATGTCGCTGGGCGTCATCAACCACAACATCGCGAACGCAAGCACGCCCGGCTATCACCGGCAGCGCGTGGCGCTCTCGGCCCGCGGCAGCCTGGTCGGCCTGGGCGGGACCTTCGGCGGGGGCGTCAACATCGAGGGCATCGAGCGCCTGGGCGATCGCTTCCTCAGCAGCCAACTCGGGCGCGTGAGCGCCAACCGGGCCGAGCAATCGGCCCTGGCGGACTCCTTCAGCGTCATCGAGACGATCTTCGGCGAGCCCGCGGACGACACCTACGGCGAGACCGGCCTGGGCGACGCGATCGACGCCTTCCTCAACGCCTGGCAGCCGGTGGTCAATCCCGAGATGAACGCGGAGGACGCGGACACCCGCGGCCTCATCCTCGAGGCGGCAAACACGATCGCGCATCGCTTCCGCGACACCGCGAGCGCCCTGCAGAGCGAGGCCGCGAGCTTGCGCGAGCGGGTGGCGGTCGGCGTCCGCGAAGTCAACGCCCTGCTCGGCGAAGTCGCCGAGCTGAACCTCGCGCTCAGCAGCGGCAGCCTCAATGACTCTGCGCGCGCGGACTTCGAGGATACGCGCGAGGTCAAGCTGCAGCAGCTCTCGGCGCTGATCGGGGCCGATTGGCAGGTCGACGGCGAGGGCAAGCTGCGCGTGTACAGCGGCGGGCGCGTGCTCGTCGACCACGTCAGCGCGCACGCACTGACCACCGAAGCGATCGAGGGCGAAGCCGGCGTCGGCGGCCTGCGCCTCTTGCCGACGGGCAGCCGCGACACCATGACGCTGGCCGGCGGCGAGCTGAAAGGGCTGCTGGCCATGCTCGACAACGAGCTGCCCGAGGTCCTCTCGCGACTCGACGCGCTCGCGACGCGCTTGATCGAGCGCGTGAATGCGATCCACCAGGCGGCCACCGGCGACGGGGGTGGCGGCATCGACATCTTCAGCGGCAACAGCGCGAGCAGCATCGCCGTCAATCCGGCCCTGCTCGCTCATCCCGAGCAGATCTCGCTCACGGGCAAACTGCCGGACGGCCAGGACATCGCGGCGGCGATCTTCGCCCTGCACACGGAGAGCATCGAGTCGGCGGGCGGGCTCACGCTCGGCGGTCTCTACTCGGGTCTCATCGGACACCTCGGGTCGCGCAGCGCGAGCAGCGGCCAGCTCGCGCAGGCCGCCGAGCGCCTCGAGGCCGGCCTGAGCCAGAAGCTGGAGTCGAGCGTGGGCGTGAGCATCGACGAGGAGATGGCCCAGATGCTGGTCGTGCAGACGACCTACCAGGCGGCGGCCAAGGTGATCACCGCCGTCGAGGAGATGCTCGACGTCCTCATGACCGCGCTCTAG